The Pantoea sp. At-9b genome includes a window with the following:
- a CDS encoding biofilm development regulator YmgB/AriR family protein gives MEQITSTESQLAESFKDLGAQYASEREVLSKIYNDLSHKNNTISNKDIILALLQLLEEEKDVIKLDIYRQALEIVVQQTPDDASY, from the coding sequence ATGGAACAGATTACATCAACAGAGTCCCAGTTAGCCGAATCCTTCAAGGATCTTGGTGCTCAATATGCCAGCGAGAGGGAAGTTTTATCTAAAATTTACAATGATTTATCTCATAAAAACAATACCATAAGTAATAAAGACATCATCCTTGCCTTACTTCAATTACTGGAAGAAGAAAAAGATGTGATAAAACTCGACATTTACAGACAAGCTTTAGAAATTGTTGTTCAGCAAACACCTGATGATGCTTCTTACTGA